One Mycolicibacterium doricum genomic window, TCGGCCCAACATGGTCGCCGTGGGGACGATCGTGTGGTTGTCCAGTGAGTTGATGTTCTTCGCCGGTCTGTTCGCGATGTACTTCACCGCTCGTGCCCAGGCCGAGGAGTGGCCGCCGCCGCCCACCGAGCTGAACCTCGCGCTCGCGGTGCCGGTGACCCTGATCCTCATCGCGTCGTCGTTCACCTGTCAGATGGGCGTATTCGCCGCCGAACGCGGCGACGTGTTCGGCCTGCGCCGGTGGTACGTCGTCACCTTGCTCATGGGATTGTTCTTCGTGCTCGGCCAGGCATACGAATACATCAGCCTGGTGCGTGAGGGAACCACGATCGCCGGCAGCGCGTACGGGTCGGTCTTCTACATCACCACGGGTTTCCACGGGTTGCACGTGATCGGCGGTCTCGTCGCCTTCATCCTGCTGCTCATGCGCACGCGCATGAGCAAGTTCACCCCCGCCCAAGCGACGGCTGCCATCGTGGTGTCCTACTACTGGCACTTCGTCGACATCGTGTGGATCGCGCTCTTTGCCACTATCTACTTCGTGAGATGAACAGGGGCACGCCGCGCTGGTGGTGTAGACGGCCCCCGCGGGCCGGGAGGTGGCCCGCGCAGGCGGCGCTCATCGTCGCGTCGCCGCCACCCTCGTCGGACTCGCCT contains:
- the ctaE gene encoding aa3-type cytochrome oxidase subunit III, coding for MTSGTAITARVHSLNRPNMVAVGTIVWLSSELMFFAGLFAMYFTARAQAEEWPPPPTELNLALAVPVTLILIASSFTCQMGVFAAERGDVFGLRRWYVVTLLMGLFFVLGQAYEYISLVREGTTIAGSAYGSVFYITTGFHGLHVIGGLVAFILLLMRTRMSKFTPAQATAAIVVSYYWHFVDIVWIALFATIYFVR